CAAAGCGAAAAAGAAATCCTAACCAGCCGTCTGATCGACCGTCCTATCCGCCCGCTGTTCCCAGAAGGTTTCTACCACGACATCCAAATCGTTGCGATGGTGGTTTCCGTTGATCCTGAAATCGATTCCGACATTCCTGCCATGCTCGGCGCGTCCGCTGCGCTGGTGTTGAGCGGCGTACCGTTTGCCGGTCCGATTGGTGCCGCGCGTGTAGGTTATGTAAACGGCGTGTACGTATTGAACCCGACCAAAGCCGAATTGGCTAAATCCAAGCTGGATTTGGTGGTTGCGGGTACATCCAAAGCCGTTTTGATGGTGGAATCCGAAGCTAAAATCCTGCCGGAAGATGTGATGCTGGGTGCCGTGGTTTACGGTCACGACCAAATGCAGGTGGCGATTAATGCCATTAACGAGTTCGCCGACGAAGTAAACCCTGAAGTATGGGATTGGAAAGCGCCTGAAACCAATGAAGAATTGGTTGCCAAAGTGCGCGAAATCGCAGGCGAAGCCATTAAAGAAGCGTTCAAAATCCGTCAAAAACAAGCGCGTTCCGCTAAATTGGACGAGGCTTGGAACGCAGTAAAAGATGCGCTGATTACTGAAGAAACCGATACTTTGGCTGCCAACGAAATCAAAGGTATCTTCAAACATTTGGAAGCCGACGTTGTCCGCACCCAAATTTTGGAAGGTCAGCCGCGTATTGATGGTCGCGATACCCGCACTGTACGTCCTTTGAACATCCAAACCGGCGTATTGCCGCGTACACATGGTTCTGCCCTGTTTACCCGTGGCGAAACCCAAGCCCTTGCCGTGGCGACTTTGGGTACTTCTCGCGACGAGCAAATTATTGACGCGCTTTCCGGCGAATACACCGACCGCTTTATGCTGCATTACAACTTCCCGCCGTATTCTACCGGCGAAGTGGGTCGAGTCGGTGCGCCGAAACGCCGTGAAATCGGACATGGCCGTTTGGCGAAACGTGCATTGGTTGCCGTATTGCCGTCTCCTGAAGAATTCAGCTACACCATGCGCGTTGTTTCCGAAATTACCGAGTCCAACGGTTCGTCTTCTATGGCTTCCGTCTGCGGTGGCTGTTTGAGCTTGCTGTCTGCCGGCGTGCCTTTGAAAGCACACGTTGCCGGTATCGCAATGGGTCTGATTTTGGACAACAACAAATTCGCCGTGTTGACCGACATCTTGGGTGATGAGGATCACTTGGGCGATATGGACTTTAAAGTTGCCGGTACGACCGAAGGCGTAACCGCGCTGCAAATGGACATCAAAATCCAAGGCATTACCAAAGAAATCATGCAGATTGCTTTGGCGCAAGCCAAAGATGCGCGTCTGCACATCTTGGAACAGATGAAAGCTGCCGTGGCAGGTCCGCAAGAGCTGTCTGCTCACGCTCCGCGCCTGTTTACCATGAAAATCAACCAAGACAAAATCCGTGAAGTCATTGGCAAAGGCGGTGAAACCATCCGTGCGATTACCGCTGAAACCGGTACTGAAATCAATATCGCGGAAGACGGTACCATCACTATTGCCGCAACCACTCAAGAAGCCGGCGACGCTGCGAAAAAACGCATCGAAGAAATCACTGCCGAAGTGGAAGTGGGCAAAGTGTACGAAGGTACTGTGGTTAAAATCCTCGACAACAACGTTGGTGCCATCGTCAGCGTGATGCCGGGCAAAGACGGTTTGGTACACATCAGCCAAATCGCCCACGAGCGCGTACGCAACGTCAGCGACTATCTGCAAGTCGGTCAGGTTGTGAATGTGAAAGCATTGGAAGTGGACGACCGCGGCCGCGTGCGTCTGTCTATCAAAGCATTGACCGAAGCTCCTGCGCGCGAAGAAAAAGCGCCTGAATAATCGTTGGGCCGATTTTGATTGATAAAAGGTCGTCTGAAAGATTTCAGACGACCTTTTTTACTGAATGCGGATGAATAGAGTAAGGGGAGTAAGAATGTATAGCGGATTAAAATAAAAATGAGACAAGGTGGCAACGGGTGCCGTGTACGGATAGTACATAAGGGCGTTGGCAACGCTGTATCATTGCAATTTCAATCCACTATAGAATTGAGTTGTCTTGTGTTGAAACTTTGATTTATCGTTCTTTTTGAACAGCAATTAGATTGAATGTTGAAAAGGCCGTCTGAAAACCATTTTTTGGCTTTCAGACGACCTCTTTCTTTATAGGCAACATTTGCCGAAACGCAGTTTTTTATTCAGGCCGGAAGCGTAAGTAAGTTGCTTGATGACCAGTATATTGGTGTGGTCTTCTAGGGCGCGTATGCTGTGGGTTTCGTTGGGTTCAAGGCGGACGACTTGAAGTCCTTGCGTGGAGAGGGTTTCGGTTTGGGTGATGATTTTGGCGCTGCCGTTGAGTACCAGCAGGAGAATAATGGCATCGGCTTGATAATCGGGGATTTCATTATCCTTTTGCAGGGAGAGTTGAACGATTTCTTGGTCGATATCGCTATGGATAACGCCGCCGAGCAAGGCTTTGGGATCTAGGGTGTATTGTTGCATGATGACTCCTTGAAAAGAAAAGCTTTGAGAAAGATTTCAAAAGACGGAAATGTCTTGAGGGTCGTCTGAAAAATACTGGAGACGGCAATAAGTTTGATTGTACGGGTGTATCGGCGGGAGAAGTTCAATATAAGTCAATATTGTTGTGGATTGGGCGGTTGGCTTTTGTCTTTGAAAATAAAAACCGCCCAATTGGGGCGGTTTTGTATGGCATTGATTTTAAAATGCAACGTAGTTTGCAGGATTGACCGGTTTGCCGTTTTGGCGCACTTCAAAATGCAGTTGCGTGCGGCTGGCGTCTGTGTTGCCCATGTTTGCGATGGTTTGACCGCGTTTGACTTGTTGTCCTTCATTGACCAGCAAGCGTTGGTTGTGACCGTATGCGCTCAGATAAGATGAGTTGTGTTGGATGATGACCAGGTTGCCGTAACCGCGCAAACCTGAGCCGGCATAGACGACTTTGCCGTCAGCAGCGGCAACGACGGGTTGACCGGCTGTACCGCCGATATCTACACCTTTGTTGCTGCCGCCGAAGTTGCTGATGACGTTGCCGACGGTCGGACGTTGCCATGTGATGCCGCTGACTGTGCGGGTACCGCCTGTGGAAACGGTCGGGGTGTTAAGCGGTGCGGGAGTAGGTTTGGGAGAGGCGGTGTGTGTCGGAGGAGGTGTTGGAACGGACGCAGTAGCGGTTGGGGCGCTGTAGCCGTTCGGTTTGACGCGGAGGGTTTGTCCGACGCTGATGGTGTTGTCTGCCAAGCCGTTCCATGCGCGGAGGTTGTCTTGGGTAATTTGGTAACGTTTGGAAATGTTATAAACGGTATCGCCGCGCACTACGGTGTGTGTTGCAGCATTGATGTCCACCGGCGCGTAAGAAGGTGTGTAAGAGCCGGTAGGGCCGGAAGGGTAGCTGCTGTTGGCAGGAGGAGTAGAGGCGGGAGGGGTATAAGGGGCGTCGTTGTTGGCCGCATTGGTTTCGTAAGGCGCTGCACCATATGGATTGTTGGAGGCTGTGTTTGCAGAACCGGAATTGCTGCCGGAATTTCCTACGACGACGGGCGCAGGTTGTTGGCTGGCGCATGCGCTGAGTATGAGGGCGAGGGCTGCCGACCCTGCGTAAAATGCGGTTTTTTTCAACATGATTGGATGACCTTTATATCGGGTTGTTGTTTTATTGGGACATATCATAATAAAAATACGCCCTGTTCTCAAGTATTGCAGCCGTTAGTAACTGTTAAAGTGCCTGATTTTGACTGGTTTGCCTGTTTGAAAATCTGACGGACAGCGGGTATGGGCTTAATGTAGGGTTTCATTTCAAAATAACTGTTTATAGTGGATTAACTTTAAACCGGTACGGCGTTGCCTCGCCTTAGCTCAAAGAGAACGATTCTCTAAGGTGCTGAAGCACCAAGTGAATCGGTTCCGTACTATCTGTACTGTCTGCGGCTT
The DNA window shown above is from Neisseria sicca and carries:
- a CDS encoding peptidoglycan DD-metalloendopeptidase family protein, which produces MLKKTAFYAGSAALALILSACASQQPAPVVVGNSGSNSGSANTASNNPYGAAPYETNAANNDAPYTPPASTPPANSSYPSGPTGSYTPSYAPVDINAATHTVVRGDTVYNISKRYQITQDNLRAWNGLADNTISVGQTLRVKPNGYSAPTATASVPTPPPTHTASPKPTPAPLNTPTVSTGGTRTVSGITWQRPTVGNVISNFGGSNKGVDIGGTAGQPVVAAADGKVVYAGSGLRGYGNLVIIQHNSSYLSAYGHNQRLLVNEGQQVKRGQTIANMGNTDASRTQLHFEVRQNGKPVNPANYVAF
- the pnp gene encoding polyribonucleotide nucleotidyltransferase, which gives rise to MFDKHVKTFQYGNHTVTLETGEIARQAAAAVKVSMGDTVVLVAVTTNKEVKEGQDFFPLTVDYLERTYAAGKIPGGFFKREGKQSEKEILTSRLIDRPIRPLFPEGFYHDIQIVAMVVSVDPEIDSDIPAMLGASAALVLSGVPFAGPIGAARVGYVNGVYVLNPTKAELAKSKLDLVVAGTSKAVLMVESEAKILPEDVMLGAVVYGHDQMQVAINAINEFADEVNPEVWDWKAPETNEELVAKVREIAGEAIKEAFKIRQKQARSAKLDEAWNAVKDALITEETDTLAANEIKGIFKHLEADVVRTQILEGQPRIDGRDTRTVRPLNIQTGVLPRTHGSALFTRGETQALAVATLGTSRDEQIIDALSGEYTDRFMLHYNFPPYSTGEVGRVGAPKRREIGHGRLAKRALVAVLPSPEEFSYTMRVVSEITESNGSSSMASVCGGCLSLLSAGVPLKAHVAGIAMGLILDNNKFAVLTDILGDEDHLGDMDFKVAGTTEGVTALQMDIKIQGITKEIMQIALAQAKDARLHILEQMKAAVAGPQELSAHAPRLFTMKINQDKIREVIGKGGETIRAITAETGTEINIAEDGTITIAATTQEAGDAAKKRIEEITAEVEVGKVYEGTVVKILDNNVGAIVSVMPGKDGLVHISQIAHERVRNVSDYLQVGQVVNVKALEVDDRGRVRLSIKALTEAPAREEKAPE